A stretch of the Planktothricoides raciborskii GIHE-MW2 genome encodes the following:
- a CDS encoding MFS transporter — protein MNDSPSNPSQAQVSIAPPMNFSTKLAFGAGDLGAAITANILVFFLMIFFTNVAGLPAGLAGSILMIGKISDAINDPIVGVLSDRTKSRWGRRYPWMIFGAIPFGILFFCQWIVPPLGQWGLFAYYVAIGVLFNLGYTAINLPYTALTPELTQDYNERTSLNSFRFAFSIGGSIGSLILAQVIFGTVEDPQQRYLILSGICALISVLPIYWCFFGTRHRLTMMTQRQPEMEEPVSLPIAEQLKIVWSNRPFLLVIGIYLCSWLAVQMTASILPYFVVNCMQLEEKKFPQVAIMVQGTALLMLFVWSKVSDRYGKKAVYFMGVSLWIVAQGGLFFLQPDQIPLMYFLAVLAGCGVSTAYLIPWSMVPDTIDLDELKTGQRREGIFYAFMVLLQKIGLAVGLFLVGISLESAGFIERVAGQPLPEQPLSALMAIRVAIGPLPTLVLLGGLVFAYFYPITREIHASILLQLAERRRQQ, from the coding sequence ATGAATGATTCTCCCTCCAATCCCTCACAGGCTCAGGTATCGATCGCCCCGCCGATGAATTTTTCCACCAAATTGGCTTTTGGGGCGGGGGATCTCGGTGCGGCCATCACTGCCAACATCTTAGTATTCTTCTTAATGATATTTTTTACCAATGTGGCCGGTCTGCCTGCGGGGTTGGCCGGAAGTATTTTAATGATTGGCAAAATTTCTGATGCCATCAACGACCCGATTGTCGGGGTATTAAGCGATCGCACCAAGTCCCGTTGGGGTAGACGCTATCCCTGGATGATTTTTGGGGCTATACCCTTTGGCATTCTATTCTTTTGCCAATGGATTGTCCCACCCTTGGGTCAATGGGGGTTATTTGCTTACTATGTAGCGATCGGGGTCTTATTTAACCTGGGCTATACCGCCATCAACTTGCCCTACACGGCCTTAACCCCAGAACTGACCCAGGACTACAACGAACGCACCAGTTTAAATAGTTTTCGCTTCGCGTTTTCCATCGGTGGCAGTATTGGCTCCCTAATATTAGCCCAAGTAATTTTTGGCACCGTTGAAGACCCCCAGCAACGTTATTTGATTCTCAGCGGTATCTGTGCCTTGATTTCGGTTTTACCGATTTACTGGTGCTTTTTTGGCACTCGTCACCGCTTGACCATGATGACCCAAAGGCAACCAGAAATGGAAGAGCCGGTATCGTTGCCCATAGCCGAACAGTTAAAAATTGTCTGGAGTAATCGCCCGTTTCTCCTAGTCATTGGCATCTATCTCTGTTCCTGGTTAGCGGTGCAAATGACCGCCTCCATACTTCCCTATTTCGTGGTCAACTGTATGCAACTCGAAGAGAAAAAATTTCCCCAAGTGGCTATTATGGTGCAAGGAACCGCTCTGTTGATGTTATTTGTTTGGAGCAAAGTCAGCGATCGCTACGGCAAAAAAGCCGTCTATTTTATGGGAGTTAGTTTGTGGATCGTTGCCCAAGGGGGACTATTTTTTCTGCAACCAGACCAAATTCCTCTCATGTATTTCCTCGCAGTCCTAGCCGGGTGTGGTGTCTCCACCGCTTATCTAATTCCCTGGTCAATGGTGCCCGATACTATCGACCTCGACGAACTGAAAACAGGGCAACGTCGTGAGGGCATTTTCTACGCTTTCATGGTGTTGCTGCAAAAAATCGGTCTAGCGGTGGGTTTATTTTTGGTCGGCATTTCCTTAGAGTCGGCGGGGTTTATCGAACGAGTTGCCGGACAACCTTTGCCCGAACAACCCCTATCTGCACTCATGGCCATTCGAGTGGCGATCGGGCCTTTGCCTACCTTGGTTCTCTTAGGGGGCTTAGTTTTTGCCTACTTTTATCCCATTACCCGCGAAATCCACGCCAGTATTTTACTGCAACTCGCCGAACGGCGGCGTCAGCAATAA
- a CDS encoding phosphoribosyltransferase codes for MTDLYVSWPEYHQTIEQLAAQIYIDGWQFNQIVCLARGGLRIGDVLSRIYRQPLAILAVSSYGGVMGQDQGKVAIASHITMTSQSLGSRLLLVDDLVDSGGSIQEAIAWLNRHYGQEIQEIRTAVLWYKAGSRFHPDYFVDYLPDNPWIHQPFERYETIDPGELAAMVNNTRNTSIF; via the coding sequence ATGACTGATTTATATGTTTCTTGGCCAGAGTATCATCAAACAATTGAGCAGTTAGCTGCCCAAATTTATATTGATGGCTGGCAATTTAATCAAATTGTTTGTTTAGCGCGGGGTGGGTTACGGATTGGCGATGTGTTATCGCGGATTTACCGGCAACCTCTGGCAATTCTAGCAGTCTCTTCTTATGGTGGGGTGATGGGTCAAGACCAGGGAAAAGTGGCGATCGCCTCCCACATAACCATGACCAGCCAGAGTTTGGGGAGTCGGCTGCTGTTGGTAGATGACTTAGTAGACTCTGGGGGGTCGATCCAAGAAGCGATCGCCTGGTTAAATCGTCATTATGGACAGGAAATCCAGGAAATTCGGACTGCGGTACTGTGGTACAAAGCTGGTTCGCGGTTCCATCCCGATTATTTTGTGGATTATCTGCCAGATAATCCCTGGATTCATCAGCCGTTTGAACGATATGAGACAATCGACCCAGGAGAACTCGCGGCAATGGTTAACAACACCAGGAATACCAGCATATTTTGA
- a CDS encoding D-alanyl-D-alanine carboxypeptidase family protein — protein MDRLCAGVCVLDNPSLSKKSELTSYSAIAGEDIPQAVREPGKKPLVIASESRPKALWAIGGLIVLGAIGAIGAIATSAGVWYVWPGQQNSQEATANSTANSTTNSTSNSTSAVATAASPAADVNASAPQQTENILGHLPYEEAPESELSPITSDGRLKMRQAAAEAFLKMQEAARLDGVELVAISAFRTLEDQDYLFFRMKAERGQGATKRAEVSAPPGYSEHHTGYAVDIGDGNVPATDLSKSFENTPAFKWLEENAPYYSFELSFPENNPQGISYEPWHWRFVGDRHSLETFYRAQTLK, from the coding sequence GTGGATCGTCTTTGTGCAGGAGTTTGTGTTTTGGATAACCCCAGTCTGTCTAAAAAATCAGAATTAACCTCTTACTCGGCGATCGCCGGTGAGGATATTCCCCAAGCGGTTCGGGAGCCAGGAAAAAAACCGTTGGTTATAGCATCTGAGTCTCGACCCAAAGCGCTTTGGGCGATTGGGGGATTGATTGTCTTAGGTGCCATAGGTGCGATAGGCGCGATCGCCACCAGTGCCGGAGTTTGGTATGTTTGGCCTGGGCAACAGAACTCTCAGGAAGCGACCGCCAATTCAACTGCCAATTCAACTACCAATTCAACGTCCAATTCAACTTCAGCGGTGGCCACCGCAGCTTCTCCCGCAGCAGACGTGAATGCTTCTGCCCCTCAACAGACGGAAAACATACTCGGGCATTTGCCATACGAAGAAGCCCCCGAGTCAGAACTCAGCCCAATTACTTCCGATGGTAGGCTGAAAATGCGCCAAGCGGCAGCCGAGGCATTTCTAAAAATGCAGGAAGCGGCCCGTTTAGATGGGGTTGAATTAGTAGCGATTTCCGCATTTAGAACCTTAGAAGACCAAGATTATTTGTTTTTTAGGATGAAAGCCGAACGGGGTCAAGGGGCGACAAAACGGGCGGAAGTTAGCGCCCCTCCAGGGTATAGCGAACACCACACGGGCTATGCGGTAGATATTGGGGATGGGAATGTTCCGGCTACGGATTTAAGCAAGAGTTTTGAAAATACTCCGGCATTTAAGTGGCTAGAAGAAAATGCCCCTTACTATAGTTTTGAGTTATCGTTTCCAGAAAATAACCCCCAAGGAATTAGTTATGAACCTTGGCATTGGCGCTTTGTGGGCGATCGCCATAGCCTAGAAACGTTCTACAGAGCACAAACTTTAAAATAA
- a CDS encoding NAD(P)H-quinone oxidoreductase subunit F codes for MANVSPIAMTHCPMNTFSQTIWLVPIYAVLGAVLTLPWSPGLIRRSGPRPAGYINLLMTAIAVGHSFLALGEVWSAPRKFSINWLHAASLNITFDVTVTATTVGALVVILGLNLLTQIYAIAYLEMDWGWARFYALLAGFEAGMAALMLTNSLFFSYVMLEILTLGTYLLIGFWFNQSLVVTGARDGFLTKRVGDLVLLMGVVALYPLAGTWNYDELAAWASTAKLDPTVATLLGFALLAGPLGKCAQFPLQLWLDEAMEGPMPATVLRNSVVVSTGAWVLIKMQPILDLSPVVVSAEIFVGAFTAVSCAAIALAQIDIKRIFSYATSSYLGVVFIAVGTGEAEAALVLLLTYAVAMALMLMSVGGIILNNVSQDITQFGGLWSRRPVSAICFVVGALSLVAVPPLGCFWGLATIANSLPPVLLTVLLLVNGLTACSLARVFGHMFTGSATDWTKRSPEGLWALVLPMTVLLGIALHLPQLLAVLGLLPDLALIIEPTTLLLIGSTITGAGVGLYLYVGDLIPKPIRLPYPGVQDFFAYDLYTAQLYKVTVIFVVGFVAKAIDWCDRVLVDGAVNLVGLFTIASGESLKYNTSGQVQFYALSILLGTILFGLLLSYPLLSNLHLSLF; via the coding sequence ATGGCCAACGTTTCACCCATAGCGATGACCCATTGCCCAATGAATACCTTTAGTCAAACGATTTGGTTAGTCCCGATCTACGCCGTACTCGGCGCGGTGCTGACTTTGCCTTGGTCGCCCGGTCTGATTCGTCGGTCAGGCCCACGACCGGCTGGCTATATTAACTTACTAATGACTGCAATAGCCGTAGGCCACAGTTTTTTGGCTTTGGGGGAGGTTTGGTCAGCCCCCAGAAAATTCTCGATTAACTGGCTGCACGCCGCTTCTCTGAATATTACTTTCGACGTGACAGTCACCGCCACCACCGTGGGGGCGTTAGTTGTAATTTTGGGTTTAAACTTGTTAACCCAAATTTATGCGATCGCCTATCTAGAAATGGATTGGGGTTGGGCGCGGTTCTATGCCTTGCTTGCTGGTTTTGAGGCGGGGATGGCTGCCCTAATGCTAACCAACTCTCTGTTTTTCAGCTATGTAATGCTGGAAATTCTCACCTTGGGAACCTACTTATTAATTGGTTTCTGGTTTAACCAATCCCTAGTGGTGACAGGCGCCCGGGACGGCTTCCTGACTAAGCGGGTTGGTGACTTAGTATTGCTGATGGGTGTGGTAGCCCTCTATCCCCTGGCAGGCACTTGGAACTACGATGAATTGGCTGCCTGGGCAAGTACCGCCAAATTAGACCCCACCGTTGCCACCCTCCTCGGTTTTGCCTTACTCGCAGGCCCGTTGGGGAAATGCGCTCAATTCCCTTTGCAGCTTTGGCTGGATGAAGCGATGGAAGGCCCAATGCCTGCGACTGTGTTGCGGAATTCGGTGGTGGTTTCCACTGGGGCGTGGGTGTTGATAAAAATGCAGCCTATTCTCGATCTGTCTCCGGTGGTGGTAAGTGCGGAAATTTTTGTCGGCGCGTTTACAGCGGTAAGTTGTGCGGCGATCGCCTTAGCCCAAATTGATATTAAGCGAATATTCTCCTACGCCACCAGTAGCTATTTGGGCGTCGTGTTCATTGCTGTGGGTACGGGAGAAGCTGAAGCCGCCCTAGTCTTACTCTTGACTTATGCGGTGGCTATGGCTCTAATGCTGATGAGTGTTGGCGGCATTATTCTTAACAATGTCTCCCAAGATATTACCCAATTCGGTGGCCTGTGGTCGCGGCGACCAGTTTCGGCAATTTGCTTTGTCGTGGGAGCTTTGTCTCTGGTAGCAGTGCCGCCCCTGGGTTGCTTCTGGGGTCTGGCAACCATTGCCAACAGCTTGCCCCCGGTATTATTAACCGTCTTGTTATTGGTGAACGGCTTAACCGCTTGCAGTTTGGCGCGGGTATTTGGTCATATGTTTACGGGTTCAGCAACCGACTGGACGAAGCGATCGCCAGAAGGTTTATGGGCGTTGGTGTTGCCCATGACCGTGTTACTGGGTATTGCTCTGCATTTGCCGCAACTGTTAGCAGTCTTGGGACTATTACCAGATTTGGCTTTAATCATAGAACCCACCACCTTATTATTAATCGGCTCAACCATAACTGGTGCCGGAGTTGGTTTATACCTCTATGTGGGCGATCTCATACCGAAGCCCATTCGCTTGCCTTACCCAGGGGTGCAAGATTTCTTTGCCTACGACTTATACACCGCCCAACTATATAAAGTAACGGTGATTTTCGTAGTGGGATTTGTGGCTAAGGCGATTGATTGGTGCGATCGCGTCTTAGTTGATGGAGCGGTGAACTTAGTCGGACTGTTCACCATTGCCAGCGGCGAAAGCTTGAAATACAACACCAGCGGACAAGTGCAATTTTATGCCTTGTCGATATTGCTTGGCACCATTCTATTTGGCTTACTGCTGTCCTATCCTCTGCTGTCTAATTTGCATTTGTCCCTGTTTTAA
- a CDS encoding NADH-quinone oxidoreductase subunit M → MLTPLLLVPLLGAIAIALYPKPQASREIATAFSLASLGWAVYLLSELNLNLGAVQFSEFHSWVQPLGLNYSLGVDGLSLPLLTLNSLLTVVALYTNRPQLNRPRLHNSLILLINAGIAGALMSQNLLLFIIFYELELIPFYLLIAIWGGEKRGYASTKFLLYTAVSGLLVIFSFLGIAFTSESFSFEFGQLQLQAFSGLDLVTQLLLLTPLLIGFAIKTPLVPLHTWMPDTYVEASPSTTILLGGIFAKLGTYGLLRFGLQLFPVAWQTVAPGLAIIGTVSVIYGAMSAIAQRDIKRMVAYSSIGHMGYILVASAAGTELSVLGAIAQMVAHGLILALLFYLVGIVEQTTGTRDLDILNGLMNPIRGLPLTSALLILAGMASAGIPGLVGFAAEFVVFQGSFATFPIPTLICIISSGLTAVYFVILINRTCFGKLDNSRAYYARVTVKDQWPALVLTAIILFLGIQPNGLLRWMEPTSTTMVAQLHYPKISNRGGQFDAYNPAVVPKGIDNLPFVKEMIRHIPLK, encoded by the coding sequence ATGTTAACCCCATTACTTCTGGTGCCTCTGCTGGGGGCGATCGCGATCGCCCTGTACCCAAAACCCCAAGCCAGTCGAGAAATCGCCACAGCTTTCAGCCTTGCCAGTCTGGGCTGGGCAGTTTACTTGCTCAGTGAGTTGAACTTGAACCTAGGCGCTGTCCAATTTAGTGAATTCCATTCCTGGGTTCAACCCTTGGGTCTCAACTACAGCCTGGGAGTCGATGGTCTATCCCTGCCCCTGCTGACCCTAAATAGTCTCCTGACCGTAGTTGCCCTATACACCAATCGACCACAGCTAAATCGTCCTCGCCTTCATAACAGCCTAATACTGTTAATTAACGCGGGAATTGCCGGAGCGCTGATGTCCCAAAACCTGCTACTCTTCATCATCTTTTACGAGTTAGAACTAATTCCGTTCTATCTACTGATTGCTATCTGGGGTGGGGAAAAGCGCGGCTACGCTTCTACGAAGTTTTTACTCTATACCGCTGTTTCCGGTTTGCTGGTGATTTTCTCCTTCTTGGGTATCGCCTTCACCAGTGAATCGTTCAGCTTTGAATTTGGCCAACTGCAATTGCAAGCATTTTCAGGACTGGATTTAGTTACCCAACTGTTGCTATTAACCCCCTTACTAATTGGCTTTGCCATTAAAACCCCCCTGGTTCCCCTGCATACTTGGATGCCAGACACTTATGTGGAAGCCTCTCCCAGTACCACGATTTTGCTCGGTGGTATATTCGCCAAGTTGGGAACTTATGGCCTGTTGCGCTTTGGTTTGCAACTGTTCCCGGTAGCATGGCAAACCGTCGCCCCCGGTTTGGCCATCATTGGCACCGTCAGCGTAATTTATGGAGCTATGAGCGCGATCGCCCAACGGGATATTAAGCGCATGGTGGCTTATAGCTCCATCGGTCACATGGGTTATATTCTCGTAGCCTCGGCTGCGGGAACCGAACTGAGTGTCTTAGGGGCGATCGCGCAAATGGTTGCCCACGGCTTAATCTTAGCCCTGCTGTTCTACCTCGTCGGCATCGTCGAACAAACCACTGGCACCCGTGACTTAGACATTCTCAACGGGTTAATGAACCCCATTCGCGGCTTGCCCCTGACCAGTGCGTTGCTAATTCTCGCGGGCATGGCCAGCGCCGGAATTCCTGGACTGGTAGGATTTGCCGCTGAATTTGTCGTCTTTCAAGGTAGTTTTGCCACCTTCCCCATTCCCACCCTGATTTGTATCATCTCCTCTGGGTTAACCGCCGTCTATTTTGTCATTTTGATTAACCGCACTTGCTTCGGCAAATTGGACAATAGTCGCGCTTATTATGCTCGCGTCACCGTCAAAGATCAATGGCCAGCCTTAGTGCTCACGGCAATCATTCTATTTTTAGGCATCCAACCGAACGGACTATTGCGTTGGATGGAACCCACCAGCACCACGATGGTTGCTCAATTACATTACCCAAAGATCAGCAATCGCGGAGGGCAATTTGATGCATATAATCCCGCAGTCGTCCCCAAGGGGATTGATAATCTCCCCTTTGTCAAGGAAATGATTCGGCATATACCCCTAAAATAG
- a CDS encoding CO2 hydration protein, with product MSATLTHNTKIPPSTHKYADVIHRLEAGGSMLPDTPENLMQIIGIYKAYAVPMDFYWRDLLYIAERVFLDPLPFFKYFLPQEYLDLPNHYAGDTADYRVWQKGKATAHPELLEFMDKGELKKKLPKLFHHLWHDRVNMEFAEACMRAMLWHQGMGGQFYDYLESEEYIANCDRAIKAYFKGNPLMLGLYKLFPEMFYEKVRELSYYANLGLFWEVMAPVFFEMSDRYDAGDFKTVPDAMNFLVNGIFIAAGRPIYHHVYIGGECYEIIPKSKGFMWLYEAALPYVEAVFYRTAPFRGTKSYNAQAKQVPAEQKDFHYGILYADVFPVGTAGIPPTLLMQDMLHFLPPYLVEYYQKYCRGEDDVLIQLGITFQRSMYNVTSAVIQALRTALLYPLDDPNPEHLLKNRQFFEGQMDRFLRPEARLTDIQRQDYR from the coding sequence ATGTCTGCAACTTTGACTCACAATACAAAAATACCGCCTTCTACTCACAAATATGCTGATGTTATTCATCGCCTGGAAGCGGGCGGTTCGATGTTACCAGATACACCAGAAAACTTAATGCAAATTATCGGCATTTACAAAGCTTATGCCGTGCCGATGGACTTTTATTGGCGCGATTTACTTTATATTGCCGAACGAGTTTTTCTCGATCCTTTACCCTTCTTTAAATATTTCTTGCCCCAGGAATATTTAGACCTGCCTAACCACTATGCCGGGGATACCGCAGATTATCGCGTTTGGCAAAAAGGCAAAGCAACTGCCCACCCGGAATTGTTGGAGTTTATGGACAAAGGAGAGTTAAAGAAAAAACTCCCGAAATTGTTCCATCACCTGTGGCACGATCGCGTTAATATGGAGTTTGCCGAAGCCTGTATGCGGGCAATGTTGTGGCATCAAGGAATGGGCGGTCAATTTTATGATTACCTGGAAAGTGAGGAATATATCGCTAACTGCGATCGGGCCATCAAAGCTTACTTTAAAGGCAATCCCTTGATGCTGGGTTTATATAAACTATTCCCGGAAATGTTCTATGAAAAAGTCCGGGAACTGTCCTACTATGCCAACCTCGGATTATTCTGGGAAGTCATGGCCCCGGTCTTCTTTGAAATGAGCGATCGCTATGATGCCGGGGACTTTAAAACCGTCCCGGACGCCATGAACTTTCTAGTAAATGGCATCTTTATCGCTGCCGGACGACCCATCTATCATCATGTGTATATTGGTGGGGAATGCTATGAAATCATCCCCAAATCCAAAGGCTTTATGTGGCTTTATGAAGCCGCATTACCCTACGTTGAAGCAGTATTTTATCGCACCGCACCGTTCCGAGGCACAAAATCATATAACGCCCAAGCCAAACAAGTCCCAGCAGAGCAAAAAGACTTTCACTATGGCATCCTTTATGCCGATGTTTTCCCAGTGGGTACGGCGGGAATTCCCCCCACATTATTAATGCAAGATATGCTGCATTTTTTGCCCCCATATCTAGTAGAATATTACCAGAAATATTGCCGGGGGGAAGATGATGTGTTGATTCAATTAGGGATTACTTTTCAGCGATCGATGTACAACGTCACCTCCGCCGTAATTCAAGCCTTACGGACGGCTTTACTCTATCCCTTAGACGACCCCAACCCGGAACACTTATTAAAAAATCGTCAATTCTTTGAAGGCCAAATGGATCGTTTTCTCCGTCCCGAAGCCCGGTTAACCGACATTCAGCGGCAGGACTATCGGTAA
- a CDS encoding fasciclin domain-containing protein, producing MPNIVEIAVSNDAFTTLVTAVKVAGLVEALQQPGPFTVFAPNDDAFAKLLPGTVDTLVQNIPQLQRILKYHVVAGNYTTNELKNLSTLTSLEGSPIPIRCGDIFEVKNATVLAADIEATNGVIHVIDTVILMG from the coding sequence ATGCCTAATATTGTCGAAATCGCTGTCAGTAATGATGCCTTTACCACCTTGGTGACTGCTGTCAAAGTAGCAGGCTTAGTTGAGGCATTACAACAACCAGGACCATTCACGGTTTTTGCCCCGAATGATGACGCCTTTGCCAAATTATTGCCGGGAACAGTGGATACATTAGTCCAGAATATTCCTCAGCTTCAGCGGATTTTAAAATATCATGTAGTAGCAGGTAATTATACCACAAATGAGTTAAAAAATCTGTCAACCTTAACATCTTTGGAAGGTTCGCCGATTCCGATTCGCTGTGGGGATATTTTTGAAGTCAAAAATGCCACAGTTTTGGCGGCAGATATTGAGGCAACTAACGGGGTTATTCATGTAATTGATACAGTCATTTTAATGGGATAG
- a CDS encoding SPFH domain-containing protein, giving the protein MKKITQLLLLSVVGWGLTSCTTIKPGYVGIRINNFGGDRGVQDYTLETGRVMYNPWTEEIYTFPVFVQNYVWTKDINEGSSTDESITFNSIEGAVVNADVAISFVFKREKVPQIFQEYRQTADDITSTIIRAQVRDAINLVASKMKVTDIFGAGKEGLLTEVKNILNQRLEAKGIQVQLITFVNALRVDQQVQNSINATLTAAQKAAEAENRLKQAQTELEIAKINAQSNKVLSDSITPQLLQKEALEKWNGQLPMSTSGMPFLDLPTNK; this is encoded by the coding sequence ATGAAGAAAATTACTCAACTTCTTTTATTAAGTGTAGTCGGTTGGGGGTTGACCTCCTGTACTACCATTAAACCCGGATATGTGGGGATTAGAATTAATAATTTTGGGGGCGATCGCGGGGTTCAAGACTATACCCTAGAAACAGGTCGGGTGATGTATAATCCTTGGACGGAAGAAATATATACCTTTCCGGTCTTTGTACAAAACTATGTTTGGACAAAAGATATTAATGAAGGCAGTAGCACCGATGAATCGATTACTTTTAATAGCATTGAAGGGGCAGTAGTGAATGCGGATGTGGCGATTTCTTTCGTTTTTAAACGGGAAAAAGTCCCGCAAATTTTCCAAGAATATCGCCAGACTGCTGATGATATTACATCGACGATTATTAGAGCGCAAGTGCGGGATGCGATTAATTTAGTCGCCAGTAAAATGAAAGTAACGGATATTTTTGGCGCGGGCAAAGAAGGACTTTTAACTGAAGTGAAAAATATCCTCAATCAGCGCTTAGAAGCAAAAGGAATTCAGGTGCAGTTAATTACCTTTGTCAATGCCCTGCGAGTGGATCAGCAAGTACAAAATTCCATTAATGCCACCCTAACTGCAGCCCAAAAAGCAGCGGAAGCAGAAAATCGCTTAAAACAAGCGCAAACGGAACTGGAAATTGCCAAAATTAATGCTCAATCAAATAAGGTTTTGAGTGATTCAATTACTCCCCAATTGCTTCAGAAAGAAGCCCTGGAAAAATGGAATGGTCAACTACCTATGTCTACCAGTGGGATGCCTTTTTTAGATTTGCCAACGAATAAGTAA
- a CDS encoding AAA family ATPase: protein MQIKIKNLGILKQAEFSLGNFTIICGGNNTGKTYATYALFGFLFYWKQVISIDIKDATIQQLLKDGVIHLDIAQYSQEIANILAKGCQQYTALLPKIFAAPETRFKNTEFQVYLTDRPNYLQRQYQESIGSANVDLFSLVKNADSPDLTIALLLKKEPIKFPTEIIKQIISDAVKEILFGDFFPNPFIASAERTGTAIFRKELNFARNRLLEELSQSDRTIDPMELLFKGYDDYALPIKSNVEFTRKLESIFKQTSFIAEHHPDLLQIFAEMIGGDYTVTQHDELYYIPQGKKVKISMDESSSAVRSLLDVGFYLKHIAKPGDLLMIDEPELNLHPENQRRMARILARLVNLGIRVFVTTHSDYLIKELNTLIMLNQDKNYLKQIAKAEGYVPEELLSVDRLKVYIAELASIKLDGGQRKTRCQTLTPADISPELGIEVKSFDSAIATMNRIQEQIIWGE from the coding sequence ATGCAGATAAAAATCAAAAACCTCGGTATTTTAAAACAAGCAGAATTTTCCCTGGGAAATTTCACGATTATTTGTGGCGGCAATAATACGGGTAAAACCTATGCGACTTATGCTCTATTTGGCTTTTTGTTCTATTGGAAGCAAGTAATATCGATTGATATCAAAGATGCCACAATTCAGCAATTACTCAAAGATGGCGTGATTCACCTAGATATTGCCCAATATAGCCAAGAAATTGCGAACATTCTGGCTAAAGGTTGTCAGCAATATACGGCTTTATTGCCGAAAATTTTTGCCGCTCCCGAAACTCGGTTTAAAAATACAGAGTTTCAAGTCTATCTGACCGATCGACCCAACTATTTACAACGGCAATACCAAGAATCAATTGGTTCAGCCAATGTGGATCTATTTTCCCTGGTAAAAAATGCCGATAGCCCAGATTTGACGATCGCTTTGCTGCTGAAAAAAGAGCCAATTAAGTTTCCCACCGAGATTATTAAGCAAATTATCAGTGATGCCGTCAAAGAGATTCTTTTTGGGGATTTTTTCCCAAATCCTTTTATTGCGAGTGCCGAAAGAACTGGCACCGCAATTTTTAGAAAAGAATTAAATTTTGCCCGCAACCGGCTACTGGAAGAATTGAGTCAATCGGATAGAACAATTGACCCAATGGAATTGTTATTTAAAGGATATGATGATTATGCTTTGCCGATTAAAAGCAATGTAGAATTTACCCGAAAATTAGAAAGTATTTTTAAGCAAACTAGCTTTATTGCCGAACATCACCCGGATTTACTCCAGATTTTTGCGGAGATGATTGGCGGTGATTATACCGTCACACAACATGATGAACTTTATTATATTCCCCAGGGGAAAAAAGTAAAAATTTCAATGGATGAAAGTTCTAGTGCGGTGCGTTCTTTGTTGGACGTGGGCTTTTATTTAAAGCATATTGCTAAACCGGGAGATTTACTGATGATTGATGAACCAGAACTAAATCTTCACCCGGAAAATCAGCGGCGGATGGCCAGAATTTTGGCTCGATTGGTAAATCTGGGGATTCGGGTTTTTGTTACTACTCATAGTGACTATTTGATTAAAGAGTTAAACACTCTGATTATGCTGAATCAGGATAAGAATTATCTCAAGCAAATTGCCAAAGCTGAAGGCTATGTTCCTGAAGAATTGCTTTCAGTAGATCGCCTCAAAGTCTATATTGCCGAACTCGCATCGATTAAACTTGATGGGGGTCAGCGAAAAACTCGCTGCCAAACCCTGACCCCAGCGGATATTAGCCCAGAATTGGGAATTGAGGTGAAGAGTTTTGATAGCGCGATCGCCACCATGAACCGCATTCAAGAACAGATCATCTGGGGCGAATAA
- a CDS encoding AAA family ATPase, which yields MLVEFSVENYRSIKEKQTLSMVASTEETLLASNSFPMPNSKKIRLLTSTAIYGPNASGKSNLVQAIQTFQRIVLNSASRMQVGDRFPVQPFLFDTAYEQKPTGFEVIFIQDNIRYAYGISLDQKRVYEEWLLAYPKGRAQTWFSRRYNPENPDL from the coding sequence ATGCTTGTAGAGTTCAGCGTGGAAAATTATCGGTCAATTAAGGAAAAACAAACTTTAAGCATGGTGGCATCTACAGAAGAAACTTTGCTGGCAAGTAATAGTTTTCCGATGCCTAATAGTAAAAAAATTCGATTATTGACAAGTACAGCGATTTACGGACCAAATGCTTCCGGTAAGAGTAATTTAGTGCAAGCTATTCAAACTTTTCAGAGAATTGTGCTTAATTCTGCTAGTCGAATGCAAGTGGGCGATCGCTTTCCTGTTCAACCCTTTTTATTTGATACTGCTTATGAGCAAAAACCCACTGGTTTTGAAGTTATTTTTATTCAGGATAACATTCGTTATGCTTATGGAATATCTTTAGACCAGAAGCGGGTATATGAAGAGTGGTTACTCGCTTATCCCAAAGGAAGGGCGCAAACCTGGTTTTCTCGTCGATATAATCCAGAAAATCCTGATTTATAA